In Bacteroidota bacterium, one DNA window encodes the following:
- a CDS encoding SDR family oxidoreductase, with product MTVLRPRRRETVFITGVHGFLGQHTLRILLDESRCDLILSARQDRLLYDDLGDEPRIIAYEPLDLSDRNKVRDTLLRYKPDVIVNCAGFVNVDLAEKDREGAWKSNVRSVEYIIEAARRLEARIIHVSSDYVFDGSRSPYAENGLPAPVNYYGRTKLASENALRTSGLAHLVIRTSLLYGAEVVRVHGKQNFVLNTVNKVRKNEAVTAFTNLASNPTLVDDAALAIVRAIELQKTGLYHVAGPELMSRYELALHTADTFRLDTAFIRSAEFAPSKEEGIAERPRSVALVALKAQTELGVRFSGVSEGLQVMSRGLLNLEEAGDIRVYE from the coding sequence ATGACAGTATTGCGCCCGAGGCGACGGGAAACAGTATTCATTACCGGCGTCCACGGCTTCCTCGGGCAGCATACCTTACGTATCCTTCTCGATGAATCACGTTGCGATCTTATACTCAGTGCTCGTCAGGATCGTCTGCTCTATGACGACCTTGGCGACGAGCCTCGCATCATCGCATACGAACCACTCGACCTGAGCGACCGTAATAAAGTCCGAGATACTCTGCTGCGCTATAAGCCGGATGTTATCGTCAACTGCGCCGGCTTCGTAAATGTCGATCTTGCCGAGAAGGATCGGGAAGGTGCATGGAAATCGAATGTGCGATCCGTGGAGTATATTATCGAAGCTGCGCGCAGGCTCGAAGCGCGCATCATCCATGTATCAAGCGATTATGTCTTTGACGGCAGCCGATCACCGTATGCCGAGAACGGCCTCCCTGCCCCGGTTAATTACTATGGCCGAACGAAACTTGCCAGCGAGAATGCTCTTCGTACGAGTGGGCTGGCTCACTTGGTAATCCGTACGTCATTGCTCTATGGTGCAGAGGTGGTCCGAGTACACGGCAAACAAAACTTCGTGTTGAACACGGTCAACAAGGTGCGCAAGAATGAGGCAGTGACGGCGTTCACCAACCTTGCTTCGAACCCTACCCTTGTCGACGATGCTGCACTGGCAATCGTGCGCGCAATCGAATTACAGAAAACAGGTCTGTATCATGTTGCAGGGCCGGAGTTGATGAGCCGTTATGAACTTGCATTGCATACTGCCGACACATTTCGGCTCGACACGGCATTCATTCGTTCGGCAGAGTTTGCTCCTTCAAAGGAAGAAGGCATTGCCGAGCGCCCTCGCTCAGTAGCACTGGTCGCTCTGAAAGCACAGACCGAACTCGGCGTTCGATTTTCCGGCGTATCCGAAGGGCTACAGGTGATGAGCAGAGGCTTGCTCAACCTTGAGGAGGCAGGCGATATTCGTGTGTACGAATAG
- a CDS encoding DUF2807 domain-containing protein encodes MRLFAILTIIAVGAAISIGIAVANNDMDSISGSGMMKTEQRDLRDFTSVSVSGAITAEVHAGAEYSVKIEADDNMLQYVKTSVSGKVLSVSMKDGFSFRNGAVHVSISMPQVEGLEASGATTLNASGVKGTALKLEVSGASHATIAGQVNRLDCDVSGASTLAAEWLVSKNAAVNCSGASNAHVHADESLDIDASGASHVSYSGNATNVNNQTSGVSSIDKE; translated from the coding sequence ATGCGCCTCTTTGCTATACTCACAATTATTGCCGTCGGTGCTGCGATCTCGATCGGGATTGCGGTCGCCAACAACGACATGGATTCCATTAGCGGCTCCGGTATGATGAAAACAGAGCAACGTGATCTGCGCGATTTTACTTCAGTTAGCGTCTCCGGAGCTATAACTGCCGAGGTGCATGCGGGCGCGGAGTACTCAGTCAAGATCGAAGCGGACGACAACATGCTCCAGTATGTCAAGACATCGGTATCGGGAAAGGTTTTATCGGTCTCGATGAAGGACGGTTTCTCGTTTCGGAATGGGGCTGTTCACGTAAGCATTTCGATGCCGCAGGTGGAAGGCCTCGAAGCATCCGGCGCGACAACACTGAATGCATCGGGTGTGAAGGGAACAGCACTGAAGCTGGAGGTTTCCGGTGCATCGCATGCGACAATTGCAGGACAAGTGAACCGGCTCGACTGCGATGTATCAGGAGCGAGCACGCTTGCTGCAGAATGGCTTGTATCGAAGAACGCCGCGGTGAACTGCTCGGGGGCAAGTAATGCTCATGTCCATGCCGATGAATCGCTCGATATCGATGCTTCCGGCGCAAGTCATGTCAGCTACAGTGGAAATGCGACGAATGTCAACAACCAAACCAGCGGCGTCAGCTCGATCGATAAAGAGTAA
- a CDS encoding ankyrin repeat domain-containing protein produces the protein MRRLITILLLIALVQFTARAQHSFREAAEAIANDDLLTLKSFVKEQPSLAMAHDSVSRSTLLHLAASRGADDVCNFLIRSHANVNARDSVGGTPLEAAVYRDRLTVVKILVEAGADVHLGRTRNNAFFLSLWQRDTSLVRYLLDHGCSATEPDERGTRPLDVAASFGTIDIMRVLLSAGAEVCNGHRDSCATAWWAAIDPEVEKMEYVRSLGADLNFRSSSGVTVLQQALDLGNWNVAMFLAGHGARVVTADDTLPVLCRIVGRSDDTSLVAYFFHRGASVNAVATRTGSAALSIAIENKNRSVAAWLLEHGADPAYINKNGESALAIAQRMGEQEIAASILKRQR, from the coding sequence ATGAGACGACTCATCACTATCCTGCTATTGATTGCACTGGTGCAGTTCACTGCGCGAGCGCAGCATTCTTTCCGCGAGGCTGCGGAAGCCATCGCCAATGACGATCTACTGACGCTGAAGTCATTTGTAAAGGAGCAGCCGTCGCTTGCAATGGCACACGATTCCGTCTCCCGTTCAACACTCCTGCATCTTGCTGCCTCTCGTGGGGCGGATGATGTTTGTAATTTTCTTATCCGTTCACACGCCAATGTGAACGCCCGCGACAGTGTCGGTGGGACGCCGCTCGAAGCAGCGGTCTATCGCGATAGACTAACGGTTGTGAAGATTCTCGTTGAAGCCGGTGCCGATGTGCATCTCGGTCGCACGCGCAACAACGCGTTCTTCCTCTCGCTTTGGCAGCGAGACACATCGCTCGTGCGCTATCTCCTGGATCATGGGTGTAGCGCGACAGAACCCGATGAACGCGGAACACGCCCACTCGACGTGGCTGCAAGCTTCGGCACAATCGATATCATGCGTGTATTACTTAGCGCAGGGGCTGAGGTATGCAACGGTCATCGCGATAGTTGTGCCACTGCTTGGTGGGCGGCGATCGATCCGGAGGTCGAGAAAATGGAGTATGTCAGATCGCTCGGTGCCGATCTGAACTTTCGTTCGTCTTCCGGGGTCACTGTTCTGCAACAAGCACTCGATCTCGGTAATTGGAACGTCGCGATGTTTTTGGCCGGACACGGAGCGAGGGTTGTCACCGCTGACGATACCCTGCCAGTACTCTGCAGGATTGTCGGGCGGTCCGATGACACATCGCTGGTGGCATACTTTTTCCACCGAGGGGCTTCTGTAAATGCAGTGGCGACTCGCACAGGCTCCGCTGCACTCAGTATCGCGATTGAGAATAAGAATCGCTCTGTCGCCGCATGGCTGCTCGAACACGGTGCTGATCCTGCCTACATCAACAAAAATGGGGAGTCGGCCCTCGCAATTGCACAGCGGATGGGGGAGCAGGAAATTGCAGCATCTATTCTCAAACGTCAGCGGTAG
- the fusA gene encoding elongation factor G, whose product MARKYSLDQTRNIGIMAHIDAGKTTTTERILYYTGVVHRMGEVHEGGATMDWMEQEKERGITITSAATTCVWRDHQIQIIDTPGHVDFTVEVERSLRVLDGAVALFCAVGGVEPQSETVWRQANKYGVPRIAFVNKMDRIGADFYNVISMIRERLGANPIPINLPIGQGDIFAGVVDLVENKAYIYNDATLGKNYDVTEIPHDLQEQAREYRTKLFEAVAEVDDTLLMKYLDGQEITPDEVRNALRLATIQSKIIPVLCGSAFKNKGVQQLLDAVVEFLPSPVDVGEIEGHHINLTDHVKRQPDDKDKFAAIAFKIMTDPYVGKLTFFRVYSGTLSAGSYVLNSVSGKKERIGRILRMHANHREDVEQAYAGDICAAVGLKQTRTGDTLCDENDPIILERMIFPEPVISLAVEPKTKADSEKMGEALQKLADEDPTFRVKTDEETGQTILSGMGELHLEILVDRMKREFKVEANVGKPQVAYKETIKKRVTQEGKFVRQSGGRGQFGHCWIDLEPNEPGKGYEFINDIVGGVVPKEYIAPISAGIQEAMKSGVLAGYPVEDIKVRLFDGSYHEVDSSEMAFKIAGSMAFKDGCRKATPTLLEPIMDVEVITPEEYMGDVMGDLSSRRGRIEGMTARSDAQVIKSVVPLSEMFGYATTLRSMTQGRAVYSMQFARYEEAPRSVQEQVVEMQKGKAGVVA is encoded by the coding sequence ATGGCACGCAAGTATTCGTTAGACCAGACTCGGAATATCGGTATCATGGCGCACATTGACGCCGGGAAGACCACGACAACCGAGCGTATTTTGTATTATACCGGTGTGGTGCACCGCATGGGCGAGGTCCATGAAGGCGGCGCAACCATGGACTGGATGGAGCAGGAGAAAGAGCGCGGTATTACGATTACCTCCGCCGCGACGACCTGCGTATGGCGCGATCACCAGATCCAGATCATCGATACCCCAGGTCACGTTGATTTTACGGTCGAAGTGGAGCGTTCGCTCCGCGTACTCGACGGTGCTGTTGCCCTGTTCTGTGCCGTCGGTGGCGTAGAGCCGCAGTCCGAGACGGTATGGCGTCAGGCCAATAAGTACGGAGTGCCGCGTATCGCGTTCGTCAACAAGATGGACCGTATCGGTGCCGATTTTTATAATGTGATCTCGATGATCCGTGAGCGCCTCGGTGCGAACCCGATCCCGATCAATCTTCCGATCGGTCAGGGCGATATCTTCGCCGGCGTTGTCGATCTCGTCGAGAATAAGGCGTATATCTATAACGATGCGACGCTCGGCAAGAACTACGATGTGACGGAGATTCCGCACGATCTGCAAGAGCAGGCTCGTGAATACCGTACGAAGCTCTTCGAAGCCGTCGCAGAAGTCGACGACACGCTTCTGATGAAGTATCTCGACGGCCAGGAGATCACGCCGGATGAAGTTCGCAACGCGCTTCGCCTTGCAACGATCCAGAGCAAGATCATTCCGGTTCTCTGCGGTTCGGCGTTTAAGAACAAGGGCGTTCAGCAGCTGCTCGACGCCGTTGTCGAATTCCTTCCGAGCCCGGTCGATGTCGGCGAGATCGAAGGTCACCACATCAACCTTACCGATCATGTCAAGCGCCAGCCGGACGATAAGGACAAGTTTGCGGCTATCGCGTTTAAGATCATGACCGATCCCTACGTCGGAAAGCTTACGTTCTTCCGTGTCTATTCGGGTACGCTCTCGGCAGGCTCATACGTGCTCAATAGCGTCAGTGGGAAGAAGGAGCGTATCGGTCGTATCCTTCGTATGCATGCGAATCACCGCGAGGATGTCGAGCAGGCATACGCTGGCGACATTTGCGCCGCCGTCGGTTTGAAGCAGACCCGCACGGGTGATACACTCTGCGACGAGAACGATCCGATCATTCTCGAACGCATGATCTTCCCCGAGCCGGTTATCTCGCTTGCGGTTGAGCCGAAGACAAAGGCCGACAGCGAGAAGATGGGCGAGGCGCTTCAGAAGCTTGCTGATGAAGATCCGACGTTCCGCGTCAAGACCGACGAGGAAACGGGTCAGACCATCCTCAGCGGTATGGGCGAGTTGCACCTTGAGATCCTCGTCGACCGTATGAAGCGCGAGTTCAAGGTGGAAGCGAACGTCGGTAAGCCGCAGGTGGCCTACAAGGAGACGATCAAGAAGAGGGTGACGCAGGAAGGCAAGTTCGTCCGTCAGTCGGGCGGTCGCGGTCAGTTCGGTCACTGTTGGATCGATCTCGAGCCGAACGAGCCGGGCAAGGGGTACGAGTTCATCAACGACATCGTTGGTGGCGTCGTCCCGAAGGAGTATATTGCTCCGATCAGCGCGGGTATCCAGGAAGCGATGAAGAGCGGTGTGCTTGCCGGCTATCCGGTGGAGGATATCAAAGTTCGTCTGTTCGACGGTAGCTACCACGAAGTCGACTCGTCGGAAATGGCCTTTAAGATCGCGGGTTCGATGGCATTCAAGGACGGCTGCCGCAAGGCAACGCCGACGCTCCTTGAGCCGATCATGGACGTCGAGGTCATCACGCCGGAAGAGTATATGGGTGACGTCATGGGCGATCTCTCGAGCCGCCGTGGCCGAATCGAAGGCATGACGGCCCGCAGCGATGCGCAGGTTATCAAGTCGGTGGTGCCACTGTCCGAAATGTTCGGTTATGCGACGACGCTCCGCTCGATGACGCAGGGTCGTGCCGTGTACTCGATGCAGTTCGCCCGCTACGAAGAAGCTCCGCGCTCGGTGCAGGAGCAGGTGGTCGAAATGCAGAAGGGCAAAGCAGGCGTCGTTGCGTAA
- a CDS encoding DUF421 domain-containing protein encodes MLPEDPISLVWIVARSLAVYAAILIGFRFAGKRHLSQLSLPDFALILLIANAVQNAMVGPDTSLVGGLTAAASLLLGNFLLVRLLRRSATTREVFVGEPKLLVRNSQPIQSAMDSENLTEDDILEAIREHGFSSLKEVRTAILENDGSISIIPYPEPGKHIEHHMAPITRKRRGKRRIL; translated from the coding sequence ATGCTGCCTGAAGACCCCATATCGCTCGTCTGGATCGTCGCCCGTTCGCTGGCGGTCTATGCGGCTATTCTCATCGGTTTCCGTTTCGCAGGGAAACGACACCTCTCGCAGCTCTCGCTCCCCGATTTTGCGCTAATCCTACTGATCGCCAATGCGGTACAGAATGCAATGGTCGGCCCAGACACCTCACTTGTTGGGGGACTGACGGCAGCGGCTTCGTTACTGCTCGGCAACTTCCTTCTTGTACGGCTTCTGCGTCGCAGTGCAACCACACGCGAGGTCTTCGTCGGCGAGCCGAAACTGCTCGTACGAAACAGCCAGCCGATCCAATCTGCTATGGACTCCGAGAATCTTACGGAGGACGACATCCTCGAAGCGATCCGGGAGCACGGATTTTCCTCCCTCAAAGAAGTACGCACAGCCATCCTCGAAAATGACGGATCGATTTCCATCATCCCCTATCCCGAGCCCGGAAAGCACATCGAGCACCACATGGCGCCGATCACTCGCAAGCGCCGGGGAAAGAGACGCATTCTCTGA
- a CDS encoding ABC-F family ATP-binding cassette domain-containing protein — MIAVEHLSVQFGGKFLFRDASFTLSGRDRAGIVGANGAGKSTLLKIVYGLQQPESGVVQTPRDFSLGYLPQEISFDDITLERTAIAEVMMARADVVGWMEELDVQSNLLATHPDHTSDEYMQIIERFGELQHKIEGANAYTLEADASRILSGLGFSETDQHRPIKEFSGGWQMRIMLAKLLLQHPDGLLLDEPTNHLDLASLLWLEEFLKEYDGIIAVVSHDRDFLNGLTTKTVYVSPSRSIELFSGNYDYFEKAVAEREAQRAAQAATLAARRSEMERFVERFRYKASKAKQAQSRVKMLERMERIELSEHEPFIHFDFPEARPSGRMAFEVKNGGKSYGEKHVFSHCDLSIERGDRVAFLGRNGEGKTTLGKILAGVEQLTEGELAPTYNVELGYYAQHVADSLDPKATVYETIETIARSLYFNSNSDKKLNYNESQIRALLGCFLFRGDDVIKPVRVLSGGEKSRLALAKLLLVPSNTLVLDEPTNHLDMRSKEVLKQALLTFEGTIVVISHDRDFLRDLCDRVITFGGGEVKEYFGDFEDYITELDQKERDEVLAAKRTKAAAKEQAQQPAASTKDRKRDEAAERNDRSKKLKPLKDKLAKIEKSIAPLEEEQRKIEERTYEPDYYADASKVQQDTKRTGEIKILLEALYREWVSINEELL, encoded by the coding sequence ATGATCGCAGTCGAACATCTTTCCGTCCAATTCGGAGGCAAATTCCTTTTCCGTGACGCGTCGTTCACCCTGAGCGGCCGCGACCGTGCGGGTATTGTCGGCGCCAACGGCGCGGGCAAGTCCACCCTTCTGAAGATCGTCTACGGATTGCAGCAACCGGAATCCGGAGTCGTCCAGACTCCGCGCGATTTCTCGCTCGGCTATTTACCACAGGAAATCTCGTTTGACGACATTACGCTCGAACGCACGGCAATCGCGGAAGTGATGATGGCCCGCGCCGATGTCGTCGGGTGGATGGAAGAACTCGACGTTCAGTCCAACCTGCTCGCAACGCATCCGGACCATACGTCGGATGAGTATATGCAGATCATCGAACGCTTCGGGGAGTTGCAGCATAAGATCGAGGGTGCTAATGCTTACACACTCGAGGCCGACGCATCGCGGATCTTAAGCGGTCTTGGTTTTTCCGAAACCGACCAGCACCGTCCGATTAAGGAGTTCTCCGGTGGCTGGCAGATGCGAATCATGCTCGCGAAGTTACTGCTGCAACACCCCGACGGTCTCCTGCTTGACGAACCGACGAACCATCTCGATCTTGCGAGCTTGCTCTGGCTCGAAGAATTTCTCAAAGAATACGACGGCATTATCGCTGTCGTGTCCCATGACCGCGATTTTCTGAATGGATTGACGACGAAAACGGTCTATGTCTCCCCGTCACGTTCGATCGAGCTCTTTAGCGGCAACTACGACTATTTCGAGAAGGCCGTTGCCGAACGTGAAGCCCAACGTGCTGCCCAGGCGGCAACGCTCGCCGCTCGCCGCTCGGAGATGGAGCGCTTCGTCGAGCGCTTCCGCTACAAAGCCAGCAAAGCAAAGCAGGCGCAATCTCGCGTGAAGATGCTCGAGCGTATGGAGCGTATCGAACTCTCCGAACACGAGCCGTTTATTCATTTCGACTTTCCTGAGGCGCGCCCATCCGGCCGTATGGCGTTCGAGGTCAAGAACGGCGGCAAAAGCTACGGTGAGAAACATGTATTCTCACATTGCGATCTGAGCATCGAACGCGGCGACCGCGTCGCATTTCTTGGGCGCAATGGCGAAGGAAAGACAACGCTCGGCAAGATCCTTGCCGGTGTCGAACAACTGACCGAAGGCGAACTCGCACCGACGTACAATGTGGAGTTGGGCTACTATGCCCAGCATGTCGCCGATTCGCTCGATCCGAAGGCAACAGTGTACGAGACCATAGAGACCATTGCTCGGTCTCTGTACTTCAACTCCAACTCCGATAAAAAGCTCAACTACAACGAGTCGCAAATCCGTGCGTTGCTCGGATGCTTCCTCTTCCGTGGCGACGACGTGATCAAACCTGTACGGGTGCTTTCAGGTGGTGAGAAATCGCGTCTGGCACTTGCAAAACTGCTGCTCGTGCCATCCAACACCCTCGTGCTTGACGAACCGACGAACCACCTCGATATGCGTTCGAAGGAAGTCCTCAAGCAAGCGTTGCTGACGTTCGAAGGAACGATCGTCGTCATCAGCCACGACCGCGATTTCCTACGCGACCTCTGCGACCGCGTCATTACCTTCGGTGGTGGCGAAGTGAAAGAATACTTCGGAGACTTTGAAGATTACATCACCGAACTCGACCAGAAAGAACGCGATGAAGTTCTCGCAGCCAAACGCACCAAGGCTGCGGCGAAAGAACAGGCACAACAGCCCGCCGCATCGACAAAAGACCGCAAACGCGACGAAGCAGCCGAGCGCAACGATCGCAGCAAAAAGCTCAAACCCCTGAAGGACAAGCTTGCAAAGATCGAGAAGTCCATCGCGCCCCTCGAAGAAGAACAGCGCAAAATCGAAGAGCGCACGTACGAACCGGATTACTACGCAGACGCCTCCAAAGTCCAGCAAGACACCAAACGCACGGGTGAGATCAAGATTCTGCTTGAAGCACTCTACCGAGAATGGGTTTCTATCAACGAAGAATTGCTATAA
- a CDS encoding EamA family transporter, translating into MRDHLAHPKSRRAVIALTLLTCMWGTTFIIVQNALPDVSPVLFAITRFVIALGLFLIFFPAARTAIRILFAPKNADERRFRANGTVLGVTLAVGYIFQFMGLLTTTTSKSAFLTATTVLWTPIFSRIIGHEMLTARKIITVLAAATGIVLLTHPFPVEKVVIGDIFSALCAVSFGLYILWLDKTSPLAAAVAKSESDAAVMIGTIQLSVGLVLLLVVMPLVETPHIAFTSNATFAILYTAILATAVSTFVQSYYQKEITPTSATLIYTLEPVVTALIGFVIVGEHMSAVEFGGCGLIIAAMLAGVVFGPSSEMP; encoded by the coding sequence ATGAGAGACCACCTCGCACATCCAAAGTCTCGCCGTGCTGTCATTGCGTTGACGCTCTTGACATGCATGTGGGGGACGACGTTCATCATCGTACAGAACGCGCTGCCCGACGTGTCGCCCGTACTATTCGCGATTACTCGTTTCGTGATCGCGCTCGGTCTCTTTCTGATCTTTTTTCCTGCCGCACGCACAGCGATACGAATCCTCTTCGCTCCGAAGAATGCCGACGAACGGCGGTTCCGTGCGAACGGCACAGTGCTCGGCGTTACATTGGCTGTCGGGTATATCTTTCAGTTTATGGGGTTGCTCACGACCACGACCTCGAAGTCGGCATTTCTCACAGCGACGACCGTTCTGTGGACTCCCATATTTTCGCGCATTATTGGTCACGAGATGCTTACTGCGCGCAAGATCATTACAGTCCTTGCTGCCGCAACCGGCATCGTATTGCTCACGCATCCGTTCCCTGTCGAGAAAGTAGTCATCGGGGATATCTTCTCCGCGCTGTGCGCCGTTTCGTTCGGACTCTATATTCTCTGGCTTGATAAGACGTCGCCGCTTGCGGCAGCGGTAGCGAAATCGGAAAGCGATGCCGCCGTCATGATCGGGACAATCCAATTATCCGTTGGATTGGTCTTGCTGCTCGTTGTTATGCCCCTCGTCGAGACACCACACATCGCCTTTACCAGCAACGCAACCTTCGCGATCTTGTACACAGCAATTCTTGCAACGGCAGTGTCGACGTTCGTGCAGTCGTATTATCAGAAAGAGATTACGCCGACGTCGGCGACACTCATCTATACACTCGAACCCGTGGTTACGGCCCTCATCGGCTTTGTAATCGTCGGGGAACACATGAGCGCAGTCGAGTTCGGCGGCTGCGGACTGATTATCGCTGCCATGCTCGCTGGCGTTGTATTCGGGCCGTCGAGCGAAATGCCGTAA
- a CDS encoding pantoate--beta-alanine ligase, producing the protein MKQITSAAELRRELAAIRERGVTIGFVPTMGALHEGHLSLVRRSLVETSCTVVSIFVNPTQFGPNEDFSKYPRTLETDLDMLAEVGADFIFTPTVDDIYPAGASTGIDVGGLATIFEGEIRPGHYSGVCTVVASLFHIVEPDIAYFGQKDLQQVAVIKKMVRDLHIPVEIIVADTVREEDGLAMSSRNRYLSAEQRAESLVLYRTLKAVEVAVAEGLSPNDAVLEGKRFFNEHATEATLDYLALVDPETFATENSFKQATKVSAIIAARIGTTRLIDNIPITF; encoded by the coding sequence GTGAAACAAATCACATCCGCAGCCGAACTTCGTCGTGAACTTGCCGCCATTCGCGAGCGAGGTGTTACCATTGGTTTTGTGCCGACCATGGGTGCGCTGCACGAGGGGCATCTTTCACTCGTGCGCCGCTCGCTCGTCGAAACATCGTGTACCGTTGTGAGCATTTTCGTCAACCCGACACAGTTCGGACCGAACGAAGACTTCTCGAAGTATCCGCGTACACTTGAAACCGATCTCGATATGCTCGCCGAGGTTGGTGCCGATTTCATCTTTACACCAACAGTTGATGATATCTATCCCGCAGGCGCCTCCACCGGGATCGATGTAGGGGGATTGGCAACAATCTTCGAAGGAGAGATCCGCCCGGGACATTATTCGGGTGTCTGTACGGTCGTCGCTTCCCTCTTTCACATTGTCGAACCGGATATAGCATACTTCGGTCAGAAAGACCTGCAGCAAGTTGCTGTGATCAAGAAGATGGTCCGAGACCTTCATATCCCGGTCGAGATCATTGTCGCAGATACGGTTCGCGAAGAAGACGGGCTGGCGATGAGCTCGCGTAATCGGTACCTTTCGGCCGAACAACGTGCGGAATCGCTCGTGCTCTACCGAACGCTGAAGGCGGTTGAAGTCGCCGTCGCGGAGGGGCTTTCGCCGAACGACGCCGTGCTCGAGGGAAAGCGGTTTTTTAACGAGCATGCGACCGAGGCCACACTCGACTACCTGGCACTCGTTGATCCAGAAACATTTGCAACGGAGAACTCGTTTAAACAAGCTACGAAGGTTAGCGCGATTATCGCAGCTAGGATCGGAACGACTCGACTGATCGATAATATTCCGATAACCTTCTAA
- a CDS encoding aspartate 1-decarboxylase — protein sequence MKRTLFKSKVHRATVTEADLYYEGSLTLDTDLMKAADLLPYEQVAIVNNNNGERFETYLIEGPAGSGVCCVNGAAARKAAVGDEIIIISYGIFEDSDELRNHQPTVVLVDKRNKVKDISHTVEAFHLVN from the coding sequence ATGAAAAGAACCCTGTTCAAATCGAAGGTTCATCGCGCGACTGTCACCGAAGCAGACCTCTATTATGAGGGTTCTCTGACGCTCGACACCGACCTCATGAAAGCGGCCGATCTTCTGCCGTACGAGCAGGTCGCGATCGTCAATAACAACAATGGCGAGCGCTTCGAGACATATCTGATCGAAGGACCTGCCGGTTCGGGTGTATGCTGCGTCAACGGCGCTGCTGCACGCAAGGCTGCTGTCGGTGATGAAATCATCATCATCAGCTACGGTATTTTCGAGGACTCCGACGAACTGCGCAATCACCAGCCGACCGTCGTGCTCGTGGACAAGCGTAATAAGGTCAAAGACATTTCCCACACAGTCGAAGCGTTTCATCTCGTAAACTAA
- a CDS encoding NTP transferase domain-containing protein has product MATATGPLVTVILAAGQGKRMQDPTKPKVLYELAGTPLVGHVLAQARGVASSRTIVIVGYGREKVMEYVRSVEPTAEFAVQQQQLGTGHALQQTTPLLQGFDGTILILYGDVPLLSHETIERLLETHRTSAARATILSAIFEDPTGYGRIVRTADGKHLHAIVEERDASPEIKAIKEMNSGIYVFDATTLFSFLHRLESNNNQAEYYLTDVFGMIVKTYGDSSVALCVTEHPTEVSGVNTKDQLTALESYYLSVNASAR; this is encoded by the coding sequence TTGGCGACCGCTACAGGGCCACTCGTTACCGTCATTCTCGCTGCCGGCCAAGGCAAGAGAATGCAAGACCCCACAAAACCGAAAGTATTATACGAACTCGCCGGGACACCGCTCGTCGGGCACGTCCTTGCGCAAGCTCGCGGCGTCGCAAGCTCTCGCACAATCGTCATCGTCGGCTATGGCCGCGAGAAGGTTATGGAGTACGTCCGAAGCGTCGAGCCCACAGCGGAGTTCGCCGTGCAGCAGCAGCAGCTCGGGACCGGGCATGCATTGCAGCAGACCACACCGCTATTGCAAGGCTTTGACGGCACGATTCTGATTCTCTATGGTGACGTGCCTCTGCTGAGCCATGAAACGATCGAACGCTTGCTCGAAACGCATCGAACCTCAGCCGCCCGAGCCACGATATTGTCAGCGATCTTTGAAGACCCAACTGGCTACGGACGCATTGTCCGTACCGCTGATGGCAAACACTTACATGCTATCGTCGAAGAACGCGATGCGTCGCCCGAGATTAAAGCGATCAAGGAAATGAATTCCGGCATTTATGTCTTCGATGCAACGACGCTCTTCTCATTCCTGCACAGGCTCGAGTCGAATAACAATCAGGCCGAGTATTACTTGACGGATGTGTTCGGGATGATTGTCAAGACCTACGGAGATAGCTCGGTGGCGCTCTGCGTGACCGAACATCCCACGGAAGTCAGCGGCGTCAACACCAAAGACCAGCTTACCGCACTCGAGTCGTATTATCTCTCGGTGAACGCCTCTGCGAGGTGA